One Gammaproteobacteria bacterium genomic window, TGATCAGCTAAGAAGTCAGCTCGATGAAGAAAAAAGCGTTCAAGATAACGTTGCTGAAAATGGCGATGAGCTGATGATTGATGGCAAACCACGCCATGTCATGGGCTACTTGCAGGACTTTTTATTCAGCCCGGAGCGTGTTCGAACACCCGTTAAAGCGCTCTCAGGTGGAGAGCGAAATCGACTGCTGCTTGCTAAATTATTTACCAAGCCTGCTAATGTTCTCGTGATGGATGAGCCGACCAATGATCTTGATGTGGAAACACTGGAGCTATTAGAGTCCCGCTTAGTCGCTTACCAAGGGACACTATTGCTGGTCAGTCATGATCGTGCCTTTCTCAATAATGTCGTGACGAGTACGTTAATTCTTGAAGGTGAAGGTCAGATCAGTGAATACGTGGGTGGTTACGATGATTGGCTCAGACAGCGCCCTCAGATTGAAATAAAAGCGCCAGTGAAACAAAAAAAACCTCAAGTAGAACCTAAACCAGAGAGCAATAAACCTGTTAAATTGAGTTACAAAGAGCAGCAAGAGCTAGAAGATTTACCACAACTGATCGAATCTTTGGAAGAAGAGCAAAAGTCTTTGAACCAAGCGATGGCGGATCCAGAGTTTTATAAAAAAGAAGCGGATGTGATCGCCAAGTCATCAAGCCGACTTTCAGTGATTGGTGATGAGCTGGCTAAAGCTTACGCTCGCTGGGAAATATTGGATGCCTGATTGGGCGGGAGAAAAATTATGAATGTACTAATTACAGGAGCCAATCGTGGCATTGGTCTGGGGTTTGTTGAACACTATCTGGATCAGGGGTATAAGGTTTGGGCGTGTTACCGCAGTGATTTAGGTGGGCTGGCTGACATCACTTCGCCTGGTTTGCATGCCGTACGGTGGGATGTTCAGGAAGACAAAACGACAGCGGCATTAGCAGAAATGGACTTGCCTGATTCACTGGATCTATTGATAAACAATGCTGGTATTTATGGTGCTAATCAGTCGTTTGAAACGGTCACAGCCGAAACCATGAAGACCGTGTTTGATATCGACTGTCTGGGCGCACTACGAGTCGCGCAAGCCCTTAAGTCGCGTATCGAAAAAGCACGGGGTACGATTGCTAATTTAAGCTCGAAAATGGGGTCGTCAGATGATAATAGCAGTGGAGGTTGTTACGCATACCGAGCTGCAAAAGCGGCACTGGTGATTATTTCTAAATCAATGGCCATTGATTTAGCTGAATATGGTATTCAGGTGATTACGTTGCATCCTGGCTGGGTGCGTACTGATATGACGGGGCACGGTGGATTGATTGATGTGACTCAATCCATTGCAGGAATGAGTGATGTGATTCAACGCATTGGTGAGTATGAGCTCGGTGCATTTGTCGCATTTGATGGCAAGGTTGTGCCTTATTAATGTTGACACTCAGTCGCTGTATTACAATGAGTAATACGGTAATTATTGAGAAGGCATATGATCACTCTTAGGCTTGACCCTAAATTGGAAAAAACAATCAATCATACGGCGCAGCGATTAGGTGTCAGTAAATCTGAGTTGGTAAGAAAAAGCCTCACGGAATTTTTTGACAAATTAGAACGGCCATCCCCATGGGAGCTCGGTAGAGAACTTTTTGGAAAGTATGCGAGTGGGCAAGATAACCTTTCACAAGATAGAAAAGTTCTCATTAAAAATAAAATACGATCAAAAAAATAATGAAGAAAATATTAATAGATTCAGGCCCATTGATCGCTTTGTTCTCGTACGTAATCTATTAACTCTCAGCCATCCCTGCCAAAAATTCACTCACTAACATGACAGCTAATTCCTTTTGCCCCGGCCGTCCTGC contains:
- a CDS encoding SDR family oxidoreductase — protein: MNVLITGANRGIGLGFVEHYLDQGYKVWACYRSDLGGLADITSPGLHAVRWDVQEDKTTAALAEMDLPDSLDLLINNAGIYGANQSFETVTAETMKTVFDIDCLGALRVAQALKSRIEKARGTIANLSSKMGSSDDNSSGGCYAYRAAKAALVIISKSMAIDLAEYGIQVITLHPGWVRTDMTGHGGLIDVTQSIAGMSDVIQRIGEYELGAFVAFDGKVVPY
- a CDS encoding ribbon-helix-helix domain-containing protein produces the protein MITLRLDPKLEKTINHTAQRLGVSKSELVRKSLTEFFDKLERPSPWELGRELFGKYASGQDNLSQDRKVLIKNKIRSKK